A window of Gallus gallus isolate bGalGal1 chromosome 3, bGalGal1.mat.broiler.GRCg7b, whole genome shotgun sequence genomic DNA:
TTCTGGTTCTTGTTATGGGTTTTTCTGCTGTACTAAATAGAATTCAGTACCAATACTTAAAATCCATTGAGTATTTACGCAGTGTAACACAGTCATTCTCATGTTCTTTTCTGTAAGATAAACACACTGAATTGTTTATGTCTCTCACCAGCCCCTGAATCATTCTGTGGCTCTTTTCTGCAGCCTCTCCAGTTTTGCAACATGCAATAATACAGTCCTGATCCCACCAGTAATCTAGCAAAAGTAAAGTCACCTCCCAGTTCCTATTTTCTACACCCTTGTTTATACATCTGCAGATCATATTAGCCTTTTTGGTCTCAGCATCAAACTGGGAGCTCATGTTTAGCAGGTTGTGCCTGGATTTCTCCTCAGAGCCACAGCTTCTCAAACACAATTCTCAAAGCCTGGCTTGCGCTTCCTGTTCCTGGATATATGATTTTGTAGTTAGCTACACCAAAATACACTTTATTTTAGTAAGCCAGGTCTCTGTCAGGTCACTGTAACTGTCCCACCTTTGTCATTACTCATCTCTCCACCAGTCCCAGATTTCTACCTCATACACTGAAGAATATCAGTACTGACACTGGTCCCAACTGAAGCCCCTTCTGTTCTCTGCCAGGAACACACCCATTCATGATTTCAGAATCACAACTACAAATCAAAAGCAGTTTAGGGAGTATGTATGCAGTGCTGGAATTAATTAAAGGTTAGCATCATAATTATGCCAGAAGCCCGCTGAGATAATGCATTCAGGAGTAACTCATTTGGCTctgccattttcctttttttggccCACAGTAAAGGTTACCTAATTATTTTCTCCCCTAGCAAATAGCCAGAAAACTATCTGAAATGGTATTTTATTGTCTTCATTTGATACAAGtccatatttttgtttcaatctaaatacaaacacacaaaaaatgtcgagcatttctgctcttccaCGTTCTTATCAGCCATTTACCATCACGATATAACAAAAGATAGCAGTACTGTTactgtgctttctttcctctcaatATACTTGAAAAATTCCTTCTTACAGTTTTCAAACTAGACAGCCGTGGGTTACCCCAGGTTATTCTGATTTCCTTTGTCATTTTCTACTCATTATAAATTCCACTTATATAAATCATTAATTGTTCCCAactttctgcatttccttttataCTGATTTTCAATTCTAATTCTTGTTTTTACATCACCAGTTACCAATGAACCTGGTAGGCCTTCTGCCAAAAGTTGCTGTTTCTTGACTGGAAGTCATGACTTTCTAATAAACTCTTCTCATAGAAACTCTATTTCCACTCATGTTTTtgtatctacattttttttcctctcccttttctctcctctgacATAGTTCCCTTCTACACGGTGTTTAACAGTGCCCTGTTGGTGTTCCTTATCTCCATTTCAAAGTGATCTGAGTCGGTAATCTGTCACAAACCTTCAAAGTCAACTTACTTTTTTTACCTGAAGAGTAGTTTGAAAGTGCCTAAGATCTGAATTCTCCGTCCCTTATTTTACTTCCTCCCAGTCTTTCCATTCAATGCTAGCACCTTAGGCTTTACCCCATCCTTTTCCTACATCCATGCAGAATGTAGCACTGCCTGAGCTAGTACCACGATCACAGTAAAATCATCCCTCCTCTTTCACTTTCCCCACCATGCCAGTGCATGACAAATGACTATTGTTTCATAGCTACGCAACATTAGGTCAAGTGAAAATGCTGTAGGCATGCTAGGAAttattgctgtttgctttgctatTATATTACCTACAAGCATATGTAAAACTGCCACAACTCTAGTTCCTTAAATGCTATTGCCCAGGGTGCTGAACTCCCTGCAATAGAAAAGACCGTGCTGGCAACCTGCCAGCAGCTTAAAGGCTACATCTAATTGTGCATAAATTTAAGCAGATTGTCTGCTTAGACTAGAGCAAACAAGCTTATCTTTAATGCAGACATATGGCCAGCAAAACCTACAGATCCCAGCATGCAACATTTTGGCCAGCTGGCCATTTGGATCAGAATGAAGCACTGCATGATCTGATACTGTGGTGACAGAAGATCAGTATCACAACCCCTCCATGTTCAAAAATCCTGAGTCAAGCCACTCAAATTCATGATTTTTGCTCAGAGAACTGGAAATCTTAAAGGGGGGAAAGCAGACTGAATTTGCTTTTAAGGCAAAAGTGTTCGCGTTCTCccacttttctctccatttatacatttatttatttattaaaaacaaaaacaaacaaacaaaaaaaaacctaaatcaCTCAGCCACTTGCCTTAGGGAGCTGAGATACCATGAAAACCAGACAGACTCACAGTAGGATCAGGGGAAAACCAGCAACATATTCTGAACTCTTAAAGTACACAGATAGCCACATAGATAGACAGAATCTGGAACCTGTAATCACCAGAGATATTACTGGCAAAGATAAGGGTGGTGGACAGTTTTGTTATAAAACTCCAGCTGTTGCAGTCTTGCACTaaactctttgcttttatcATTGCATCATTTATTCAACCCAGGTTTAACTCCCTTTCTTCCCACCTTTCAGCTGTCATATAAAATCTTCTCTCTGCCTCCAACTTTCCTTTCTGTAAGACACCTCTGCTCTCCAATAATGACATGCCATACATTTTATGACAGTTACCTCCTTGACACCTGTCACAGATGCTCAGTCTCcaattaataaagaaaactaTTCCAACAGAGTTGTTACTTTTAGATAGGGAAAATCAGCCTTTCATCCCTCAGTCCTGATCTTTCGGTGTTTTAAGAGGCTACTGGAATTCTAGCCAATAACGGTTGGGAACATCACCAAGATGTCACTCACCCAATAGTGCACTTTTTAGATATATACACTGAGGGCAAAAACAATTCTGGCTTCAGGTCACAATCTATTCTGGATGCAATATATTTGGGAACTCCTGCTTTGATTCCGATAACACTTGTTCAAGAATGGATCCCGCcagaaaaggcaggaaaaccTCCAGGTCAAAATGTGGGGATTTGCCAGAGCCGCAAACAACATGtcaagaaatagaaaaagcatTGTCTGCTCTAGGTCAGGACTAACATGCACTGACACAGTTGAAAGAAAGTGATCCAAGAAACAGAGTTCAAAAGGCTTGCAACCAAGAATGAGAGACcttggcagagctgtgctgataAAAATCAGTGCAAGGCCTGTGTCTGTcccatgttctttttttttttcccattatatTTTTGCAAGCAACCAGTACTTCAGACAACCTGAATGCTCGTTAAAGAGGTGGCTTGATCTTTCATTAACGTCAGAGCTCCTATCTGCATATGACAGAGTGCAATTAGAGAAGTTATATGCTTTGCTGATCCTGTAATCAGTTCTTGTCTTATTTCCTTAGTCTGACAAGCTCATCCCATCAATCCCCAGCTTCAATCTAAAAAGATCAGGACAAtacagctggagctgcagaggcaCTATGATgaatcttctgctcttccattAAGAAGCACTCAGCTACATTTGAGCTCAGGTAGTCTTTCACAGGTAGTCTTTTTTGAGGAGACCGAGAACCAAATTAACAGTGACAGCCTCCCAGGAAGAGGGCAAAGGTTCACGCTTATACAAACCTCAGGTTGCCACAAGAAGACAAACATGATAGTGACGTAGCTGAGCCTTAATTTCCATCTGCCACTGGGAAAATAAAGCTACAAGTCAAATTTGATTTAAAGACTTCCATGAAACCACCATCTTCACATCTTCACGACTTGCCAGTTGCCTTGTCCTTCAAACTAGATAGGAAACTGCAGTATGAGATCTCTGATCTTTAGAAGCTGCCATTCTCCATCACAGCTGAAGTCTAAAACCAGCTCTCTGATGCAAATTAGCCTTCAGGATCTTAACCCTTGATGCCCATTTTCCAGTGGAAACAGAAAGCACTACAGAATCATCTACTGCTGCAATGGCATTGCGCCTGCAAATCTCACAAAAGTAAAGAGTACCCCTATCACAAATcctaggaaaaagaagaggggaaaatgtAAGTAGTAACAGCGCCTGAAATACCATATGAAATTGCAGCTAAGATTTTCTTAGTAAGTATGTAGGAGCTAACTCCACTTGCAGTACTCTTTTTTGAGTCTAAAAGGGGCAACTCAGTGAGTCAGTATATGTAAAACATACAGTATCTCAGGACTACACCTCCAAAAAGTGACACTGCAGCAAGGACACTACCAGTAAGTTGGACAGTTCTTGTTTCAACACTGTTCATGCTCTGAACGGtcagaaaatgttcagaatTCAGGCTGGAGCTCACTAGTTTCATTCTCCATTCTTtctttggagaaggaaagaTTGGgcaaatatatgtataaattatatattatattatgtATAGATTGCCAGTCCTTACAGCCAATTCTGTCTGGTACAGGACAGTTACTATCCTATCCTGCTGCTCCGGgatagaaataaaatagcaaatgaTGTCTGACTGTGACTCAAAAATTTTTTCTAGACAGAGGATGTAGAAGTACTTGTCCCAACCCATAAAGGCACCCAATCAGCAAAAAGCAGTTAGAAAGAAATAACAAGTCACTCCCAGTTTACAGACATTCAGCAGTTCTGGAGAATTCCTTGTACTTAAAAACATAGTACAGTAACAAGGAATGTACCTGCAGACCACATGGGATATATGAAGACTTACTCTCACTCTGAATGAGAAACTAGGTCCTATTCAGAGCTCCAGAAgcaaaacagtaacagaaatcCAAACTGGTAACATTTCTTCAGAGGAATATCCCACCAGAGGAATCTCTGAATGAGGTTTTCAGCATATTTACATTTAACAGCTGTCCAGAAGAAGAGTAGAGATGTGAACATTTCACTAtgcacatctttctttttccttctaaactCTGTAATCTGCTAGAGGACAGATTATTCCCTTGCACAGCATTTCTAACAGTTTATTGAAATAGATGTTCAATCCAGTCTCTCAAGGATATCAATTTAGTGTTAATGAAAGCCCACTTAAGTAAAGAAGAGCAATATTGGGTGGGACAGGAGGTGTGAAAGTGCCATGTGAATTCCCTGTCAGAGGTGGAGTTATCTCcgcccatagggacacccctGTCacaggctttactgaagtcagGAGGTAATATAGCACTAAGGCCAAGAGCAGGGAAGTGCTGGTCAGAGTACCTTTAGTGAGGATGCGACAGCCCTGGTACACTTACTATTTCAAGTGTTTCTAATTGCTTGAAAAAGGAATTAAGTACAATATTTAGGAAACATAATGTTCCTTTACAGATTACAGGAGCTTCCTCTAAGCATACCAACTGTACCGTAACCCACACCTCATCTCTGCAATATTTCTCAGACTGTGCAGACCACCTTTCATTGTACCTCCTGATTTTGCTGTCTTTACCTTGTGGGACATCATGCTCCAGAGAGTCCAGAAAGTCAGTGGATGGATCCAGGTCAGCTTTTTCCAGCAGGGTTTTATTCTTCAAGTTAACAGGCTCAGTAAAATGGAAATAGGAACTTAATTTTTTTGCCTCCGTCAAAGAAAGACCTGCAAACAGCCATTCCTCACCATTAATACGGCATGCCGGCCTGAAGTACATTGCATCACAGACTGTCATGTTGTTCCTCTAatgtctgcagcacagggcagtcATAGGCTTTCTCCAGTTGACTCCCTAGTGCATTGCAAACCACGTTAGTCGTGGTCACAGATAAGCAATGGACTCCAAGTCAAGACCAACTCTGTGCCCATTTGGTTACATCCTATTGCGTAGATGAAGAATTCACTGCAGGTATAATTGCTAAGCACCCACATAAACTATACACGGACAAATGAAAGTACAGGTTTATTGACTCATTTTCTACTCCCACCTTCCAGTTGAATTGCACACCTGAACATTAATGATTTTATTCACAGCTCCATGGGCTGAATCACAATTGCAGAGGTGGCACTGGACCATCTCTTCCCTATTCATCTTacccaaggaaaaaaataaagctgaaatcAAAACATCAGCTAGAGAGAGAAATTCATCTTCTTCTACAGCCCTTATGATCAAAGTACGGTTGATCCTGATACAGACAATGAGAATTTACCTTCaaagtttctgttttcatgCACAGACCCAAGAGGAGTCTTCATAAATGCACGTCGAGGGATGATACCAACTGCTCTGTCTATCTGTTCTATTGTAGCTACAAGGCGGTTCTCCTCCTTGAttgtgagctttttttttttttttttaaaaaaaaaaaaaaaaaggcagattttaAAGGCAGGGTTTTCCTTGatgatgtttctgaaaataaactcGATGTGACAATAGAAACCAAAACAGATTCAGCTTGGAGCCCAACGGCACCACGAGGATGATCACAAATCAGACATTA
This region includes:
- the RSPH9 gene encoding radial spoke head protein 9 homolog isoform X2, translated to MEPAALPTALQLAASGDTGLSLEKRAALGASLLLLQRDYRFERVWFWGCIQGVRGTYYIAQGLGPDLAAPRSRLYSLNCVEWSLLPPATVEMVEQAALLKGLFQGDPSFEYEYAEVNAEDDERFLEDGKELTIKEENRLVATIEQIDRAVGIIPRRAFMKTPLGSVHENRNFEGLSLTEAKKLSSYFHFTEPVNLKNKTLLEKADLDPSTDFLDSLEHDVPQAVKCKYAENLIQRFLWWDIPLKKCYQFGFLLLFCFWSSE